The following proteins come from a genomic window of Solidesulfovibrio sp.:
- a CDS encoding 2-oxoacid:ferredoxin oxidoreductase subunit beta: MAEVTQLIHQYLRHNKKFPLVFCPGCGHGIVLGSLVRGVHALGLSKDEVVVVAGIGCSGRIAAYVDFNTVHATHGRALTIATGIKMANPALTVIAVMGDGDAFSIGGNHLIHAARRNIGVTALVLNNFIYGMTGGQCSSTTPEGAYSHTSPMGQLEAAFDIVELTKAAGASGVARGTVFHVKALDGLITAALTQPGFNLVEALTPCFTQYGRGNGFKSAVDMFKWLKEKAVPRETYEKLEDKAGRIPIGVFVKRDAPGLETRYAAMRETLRAKKGGAA; encoded by the coding sequence ATGGCCGAGGTCACCCAGCTCATCCACCAGTACCTGCGCCACAACAAGAAGTTTCCGCTGGTTTTCTGCCCGGGCTGCGGCCACGGCATCGTGCTCGGGTCGCTGGTGCGCGGCGTCCACGCCCTGGGGCTGTCCAAGGACGAGGTGGTCGTCGTGGCCGGCATCGGCTGCTCCGGCCGCATCGCCGCCTACGTCGACTTCAATACCGTCCACGCCACCCACGGTCGGGCGCTGACCATCGCCACGGGCATCAAGATGGCCAACCCGGCGCTCACCGTCATCGCGGTCATGGGCGACGGCGACGCCTTTTCCATCGGCGGCAACCACTTGATCCACGCCGCCCGGCGCAACATCGGCGTGACGGCCCTTGTGCTCAACAACTTCATCTACGGCATGACCGGCGGCCAGTGCTCGTCCACCACCCCGGAAGGCGCCTATTCCCACACCAGCCCCATGGGCCAGTTGGAGGCGGCCTTCGACATCGTGGAGCTCACGAAAGCCGCCGGGGCTTCCGGCGTGGCCCGGGGCACGGTCTTTCACGTGAAGGCCCTGGACGGCCTCATCACCGCCGCCCTGACCCAGCCCGGCTTCAACCTGGTCGAGGCGCTCACCCCGTGTTTCACCCAGTACGGCCGGGGCAACGGCTTCAAAAGCGCCGTGGACATGTTCAAGTGGCTCAAGGAGAAGGCCGTGCCGCGCGAAACCTACGAAAAACTCGAGGACAAGGCCGGCCGCATCCCCATCGGCGTCTTCGTCAAGCGCGACGCCCCGGGGCTGGAGACGCGCTACGCCGCCATGCGCGAGACGCTTCGGGCCAAAAAGGGAGGCGCGGCATGA